The proteins below are encoded in one region of Fibrella aestuarina BUZ 2:
- a CDS encoding HAD hydrolase-like protein, with translation MTYKLIIFDFDGTLADSFPYFLRTMNTLATMYSFPTIDTTDVDRLRGLDARQMMKRANLPAWKVPLIARSFIQLMKRDIDQIRLFDGIPELLRNLATQGVKLAIVSSNSEENVRQVLGHESASLISYYGCGTSLFMKQHKFKRAMAKANVKPEETLCIGDEVRDKEAAQKAATAFGGVAWGYTRPDVLAAQPNMMMFYSPEAIAEAVLQH, from the coding sequence ATGACCTACAAGCTGATTATCTTCGACTTCGACGGCACCCTGGCCGACTCATTTCCCTATTTCCTGCGGACGATGAATACGTTGGCCACGATGTACAGCTTCCCGACAATTGATACCACGGATGTGGATCGACTGCGGGGGCTGGATGCCCGACAGATGATGAAACGGGCTAATCTGCCAGCCTGGAAGGTGCCGCTTATTGCCCGCTCGTTTATTCAGCTGATGAAGCGTGATATTGACCAGATCCGGTTATTCGACGGTATACCTGAGCTATTACGAAACCTGGCGACTCAGGGGGTTAAGCTGGCTATTGTCAGCTCCAACAGCGAGGAAAACGTCCGGCAGGTGCTGGGACATGAAAGTGCCTCTCTGATCAGTTATTACGGATGTGGCACTTCGCTTTTTATGAAGCAGCACAAGTTTAAACGGGCTATGGCGAAGGCAAACGTGAAGCCTGAGGAAACGCTCTGTATCGGCGACGAAGTGCGGGATAAGGAAGCGGCCCAAAAAGCAGCGACGGCCTTCGGTGGTGTTGCCTGGGGATATACGCGCCCGGATGTGCTGGCCGCCCAACCCAATATGATGATGTTCTACTCGCCCGAAGCAATCGCAGAAGCGGTTCTGCAACATTGA
- a CDS encoding TraB/GumN family protein: MTFPQPLPATPDLRRLLLFATIWFFAHPLLGQRSNKTPSPITPTILWKISGKDCPRPSYLLGTMHLSDADWLFAYPAVQQVIDNTETILTEAYTTDTTRLPSADVANPLKALPLLSRNQYQLVDSFFVARVGEGITGNAEAETMTVAQLGDAILLTLASQTTGTNGTTKTMDLDLFNRYRQLGRKGDRLDRVAVTAFDSTTIDEARQYLARSLAYIEGSDKPDWNPYHQAGVQQSIVGYKQMRFAYKLDQQPQPEQVSPYFDFVPLNVRNRNWLGKITATIARQPTLIAVGMAHLFYKTGLIVLLRERGYQVEPVLLQSRN, translated from the coding sequence ATGACATTTCCTCAGCCTTTGCCTGCCACACCCGATCTACGCCGTCTGCTGCTGTTCGCTACGATCTGGTTCTTTGCTCACCCGTTGCTTGGCCAGCGAAGCAACAAAACGCCCTCGCCGATTACCCCTACGATTCTTTGGAAAATTAGCGGTAAAGACTGCCCGCGCCCCTCCTATCTATTGGGGACCATGCACCTGTCCGATGCTGATTGGCTGTTTGCGTATCCGGCTGTGCAACAGGTCATTGACAATACCGAGACGATTCTAACCGAGGCGTATACTACTGATACCACAAGATTGCCGTCAGCCGATGTTGCGAACCCGTTGAAAGCGTTGCCCTTGCTTAGCCGCAACCAATATCAACTGGTGGATTCCTTCTTCGTGGCCCGAGTGGGTGAAGGCATCACTGGCAATGCCGAAGCCGAAACCATGACCGTCGCGCAGCTTGGTGATGCGATTCTGTTGACGTTGGCGTCTCAAACCACAGGAACCAACGGTACCACCAAAACCATGGACCTGGACCTGTTCAACCGGTACAGGCAGTTGGGCCGGAAAGGCGATCGCCTGGATCGGGTGGCCGTCACCGCCTTTGATTCGACCACGATCGATGAGGCCAGGCAATACCTGGCTCGTTCATTGGCTTATATCGAAGGCAGCGACAAACCCGACTGGAACCCCTACCACCAGGCTGGCGTGCAACAAAGCATCGTTGGGTACAAGCAGATGCGGTTTGCTTATAAGCTCGATCAGCAGCCCCAACCCGAACAGGTATCACCCTATTTCGATTTTGTCCCCCTAAACGTGCGCAACCGCAATTGGCTGGGCAAGATCACCGCCACGATCGCCAGGCAACCTACGCTGATTGCCGTGGGAATGGCCCACTTGTTCTATAAAACCGGGCTGATCGTGTTGTTGCGTGAGCGTGGTTATCAGGTCGAACCCGTGTTGCTACAGAGCCGTAACTGA
- a CDS encoding glutamine synthetase III family protein — protein MANLRFSALTTAQNRQAIPVAPPAERIADYYGIYTFNKETMRTLLSADAYKRITEAIDNNARIDRDIADEVANAMRSWALSKGATHYTHWFQPLTGSTAEKHDSFFDLASDGKAIEKFKGSALVQQEPDASSFPSGGLRNTFEARGYTGWDPSSPAFLMDNGAGGKTLCIPSVFISYTGEALDYKTPLLKSLAALDKAATAVCQYFDRNIDKVIPTLGVEQEYFLVDKALYVARPDLVMAGRTVFGHQPARGQQLEDHYFGSIPPRVNAFMVDFEFEALKLGIPVRTRHNEVAPGQFEVAPTFEEVNLAIDHNALLMDLMDKVAEKHSFKVLFHEKPFAGINGSGKHNNWALATDTGINLLAPSSKPKETLRFITFVVNVVKAVHDHADLLRASIASAGNEYRLGANEAPPAIMSIFLGETLTKALEDLDNKSEIALNKGDNVYYKLGLNRVPALIRDNTDRNRTSPFAFTGNKFEFRAVGGGANSASTMIVLNTIVANQLVQFRKDLEAQLEQFDKKELAVVEVLKQYYRASKRILFEGNGYSNDWVAEAEKRGLSNIRSTPEALNVYTQPDSLALFERMGIMNHAEVEARYEIELEKYIKNVQIESRVMGDLAINHVVSTALKYMNQLTSTAKSLVDLDMVNEAQPVKGIIRELSSRVVTIKKNVEAMIDARKRANNVPDTTEMARLYATEVKEYFDVIRYEVDKLELLIDDEDWPLVKYRELLFVK, from the coding sequence ATGGCCAACCTTCGCTTTTCCGCCCTCACTACCGCCCAGAATCGGCAGGCTATCCCGGTAGCGCCCCCCGCTGAGCGCATCGCTGATTACTACGGCATCTACACCTTCAATAAAGAAACCATGCGGACGTTGCTGTCGGCCGATGCCTACAAACGCATCACCGAGGCCATCGACAACAACGCCCGCATCGACCGCGACATTGCCGATGAGGTCGCTAACGCCATGCGGTCGTGGGCCCTCAGCAAAGGCGCGACTCACTACACCCACTGGTTTCAGCCGCTCACCGGCTCGACAGCCGAAAAACACGATTCGTTTTTCGACCTGGCCTCCGACGGCAAAGCTATCGAGAAGTTCAAGGGCTCAGCGCTCGTGCAGCAGGAACCCGACGCCTCGTCGTTTCCAAGCGGTGGGCTGCGCAACACCTTCGAGGCCCGCGGCTACACGGGCTGGGACCCGTCGTCGCCGGCTTTCCTGATGGACAACGGCGCGGGCGGCAAGACGCTCTGTATTCCGTCGGTGTTTATCTCGTACACCGGCGAGGCGCTCGACTACAAAACGCCGCTGCTCAAATCCTTGGCGGCGCTCGATAAAGCCGCCACCGCCGTCTGCCAGTATTTCGACCGCAACATCGACAAGGTGATCCCGACGCTGGGCGTGGAGCAGGAATATTTTCTGGTCGACAAAGCCCTCTATGTCGCCCGCCCCGATCTGGTCATGGCGGGCCGCACCGTGTTTGGCCATCAGCCGGCGCGGGGGCAGCAACTCGAAGACCATTATTTTGGCTCCATACCGCCGCGCGTCAACGCGTTTATGGTCGATTTTGAGTTTGAAGCGCTCAAACTGGGCATTCCGGTACGTACCCGGCACAACGAAGTGGCCCCCGGTCAGTTTGAAGTGGCCCCGACCTTCGAGGAGGTCAACCTCGCCATCGACCACAACGCGCTGTTGATGGACCTGATGGATAAAGTGGCCGAGAAACACAGTTTCAAGGTGTTGTTTCACGAAAAACCGTTTGCAGGCATCAACGGGTCGGGCAAGCACAACAACTGGGCACTGGCCACCGATACGGGCATTAACTTGCTGGCGCCCAGCAGTAAGCCCAAAGAAACGCTGCGGTTCATTACGTTTGTGGTCAACGTGGTCAAAGCCGTTCACGACCACGCCGATCTGCTCCGGGCAAGCATCGCCTCGGCGGGCAACGAGTACCGGCTGGGGGCCAATGAAGCCCCGCCCGCCATTATGTCGATTTTCTTGGGCGAAACGCTCACGAAGGCGCTGGAAGACCTCGACAACAAGTCGGAAATTGCGCTCAATAAAGGCGACAATGTCTATTACAAACTCGGGCTGAACCGCGTACCCGCCCTGATTCGTGACAATACCGATCGCAACCGGACGTCGCCCTTCGCCTTTACGGGCAACAAGTTCGAGTTCAGGGCCGTGGGTGGTGGGGCCAACTCCGCCTCGACCATGATCGTGCTCAACACCATCGTGGCCAACCAACTGGTGCAGTTCCGCAAAGACCTTGAGGCCCAGCTGGAGCAGTTCGACAAGAAAGAACTGGCTGTGGTGGAGGTGCTGAAGCAGTATTACCGCGCGTCGAAACGCATCTTGTTTGAAGGCAATGGATACTCGAACGATTGGGTCGCCGAGGCCGAAAAGCGCGGCCTTTCCAACATCCGCTCGACGCCCGAGGCGCTCAACGTCTACACCCAACCCGACTCGTTGGCCCTGTTTGAGCGGATGGGCATCATGAACCACGCTGAAGTGGAAGCCCGCTACGAGATCGAGCTGGAGAAGTACATCAAGAACGTGCAGATCGAGTCACGCGTGATGGGCGATCTGGCCATCAACCATGTGGTATCGACGGCGCTGAAATACATGAATCAACTCACCAGCACGGCCAAGTCGCTGGTCGATCTGGACATGGTCAACGAAGCCCAACCAGTGAAAGGCATCATCCGCGAACTGTCGAGCCGGGTCGTGACGATCAAGAAGAATGTGGAAGCGATGATCGACGCCCGCAAACGGGCCAACAACGTACCTGACACAACGGAAATGGCGCGGCTGTACGCGACGGAAGTCAAAGAGTATTTCGACGTCATCCGTTACGAGGTCGATAAACTCGAACTGCTCATCGACGACGAAGACTGGCCATTGGTCAAATACCGTGAGCTGCTGTTTGTTAAGTAG
- a CDS encoding GIN domain-containing protein produces the protein MSRICRAFLSNQRYGLITLTTLLLASCSATDETLTPVKDFSQFNTFTNVQIGSGFRTTIRQGTARQVLISVPSVDERTLSVTQSSNTLVVEIRNKASKSAIGTVDITMPTLTGADFSGGVAATIAGFTTGTLPISQSGGSSVTLSSTVQKLLLTLTGGSRFEGYSTPVTDATVALSGGSEARVAASGTLTITASGGSRLYYKGTPQLNQNLSGGSTVTSE, from the coding sequence ATGTCACGCATTTGCCGCGCTTTTTTAAGCAACCAACGTTATGGCCTGATTACCCTGACTACGCTACTCCTGGCGAGTTGTAGCGCCACGGACGAAACGTTGACGCCCGTAAAGGACTTTTCGCAATTCAATACGTTCACGAATGTCCAGATTGGCAGTGGCTTCCGGACGACAATTCGTCAGGGCACGGCCCGGCAGGTACTTATTTCGGTGCCTTCAGTGGATGAGCGTACTCTGTCGGTGACGCAATCTAGCAACACGTTGGTGGTCGAGATTCGCAATAAAGCCAGTAAATCAGCTATCGGTACCGTCGACATCACGATGCCAACACTGACCGGGGCCGACTTTTCAGGGGGCGTAGCCGCCACGATAGCTGGCTTTACGACAGGTACGTTGCCGATCAGCCAGTCAGGTGGTTCATCGGTTACGCTGAGTAGCACCGTGCAAAAGCTGCTGCTGACGCTCACGGGAGGCTCCCGTTTTGAGGGCTACAGTACGCCCGTTACCGACGCCACCGTGGCTTTGTCGGGTGGGAGTGAGGCACGGGTGGCCGCGTCAGGTACGTTGACGATAACGGCTTCCGGGGGCAGTCGCCTCTACTACAAAGGAACCCCGCAACTAAATCAGAACCTAAGCGGCGGCAGCACGGTAACAAGCGAATAA
- a CDS encoding helix-turn-helix domain-containing protein gives MLTTFIQLVILLGGLQGLLIGLVHAFRRTPVSGSRYLGWALAVHALNNIYMWLYWTKWQLGWKVLILLPMNLILLPVYLLYSYVYSVSGAAGRFSTFRRFLMVGAGLEVALYLLPAGAALYQQSIDSTVFAFAKGVRNWLTLTALPIVIVSCLVLYNVISLCKQSADGPDQRAMHQWFYRLWAGLSMLVILALFPTAVSLLGFRPGRENYYPLGISSSLFLLFAGIWGFIRHERTSPPAMTEQPPIPAETPSAQAQLYQRMIELLESEQLYRQPNLKLADVAERLSVSPPYLSRIINQFQPAGFIDLVNTYRVDAVKRLMTDPAYRHYTLEGLGLEAGFGAKSTYQAAFKRLTGQTPSQYRAKQSPVS, from the coding sequence GTGCTGACAACGTTCATCCAGTTAGTCATTCTACTTGGTGGCCTCCAAGGCTTGCTGATTGGGCTGGTGCATGCCTTTCGACGTACCCCTGTGTCAGGCAGTCGATACCTGGGTTGGGCCCTCGCCGTGCATGCGCTCAACAATATCTACATGTGGCTTTACTGGACCAAATGGCAGCTGGGCTGGAAGGTATTGATACTGCTGCCAATGAACCTGATACTGTTGCCAGTTTACCTGCTCTATAGCTACGTGTATAGTGTATCGGGGGCGGCGGGCCGGTTCAGCACATTCCGGCGCTTTCTGATGGTTGGCGCGGGGTTAGAAGTGGCGCTTTACCTGTTGCCGGCCGGGGCCGCCCTCTACCAGCAGTCTATCGACAGCACTGTTTTTGCTTTTGCCAAAGGCGTACGGAACTGGCTCACGCTCACCGCACTGCCAATCGTGATCGTTAGTTGCCTGGTGTTGTATAACGTCATCAGCCTGTGTAAGCAATCTGCCGATGGGCCTGACCAGCGCGCGATGCATCAGTGGTTTTACCGGCTCTGGGCTGGACTAAGCATGCTGGTGATACTGGCCCTGTTCCCGACTGCGGTCAGCCTGCTCGGCTTCCGGCCTGGCCGGGAAAACTATTATCCACTGGGGATCAGCAGTAGTCTCTTTCTGCTGTTTGCCGGTATCTGGGGGTTCATCCGGCACGAACGTACCTCACCGCCAGCAATGACGGAGCAGCCCCCGATTCCCGCCGAGACTCCATCGGCGCAGGCACAGCTCTACCAGCGGATGATCGAACTGCTCGAAAGCGAACAACTGTACCGGCAACCGAACCTGAAGCTTGCCGATGTGGCCGAGCGGCTGTCAGTTTCACCTCCTTATTTGTCCCGCATCATCAATCAGTTTCAACCGGCGGGGTTCATCGATCTGGTCAACACGTACCGGGTCGACGCCGTTAAGCGGCTGATGACCGATCCCGCCTACCGTCATTACACCCTGGAAGGGTTAGGTTTGGAAGCCGGCTTCGGGGCCAAATCGACATATCAGGCTGCTTTTAAACGCCTGACCGGTCAAACGCCCTCTCAGTATCGGGCGAAACAAAGTCCAGTATCTTAA
- a CDS encoding glutamine synthetase beta-grasp domain-containing protein: MAKSKLEYIWLDGYKPTQSLRSKTKIEADFSGKLDDCPMWSFDGSSTEQAPGGSSDCLLKPVFICPDPQRKNGFLVMCEVLNADGTPHATNGRATIEDDDNDFWFGFEQEYFLYNTETNKPLGFPEEGEPGPQGPYYCSVGAKNAFGRNIIEEHLDVCLEAGLNVEGINAEVAPGQWEFQIFAKGAREAGDQIWVARYLLERIGEEYGVWINWHCKPLGVDADWNGSGMHANFSNSTLRTAGSKEVYDTICEAFRPVVKEHIEVYGADNHLRLTGKHETQSIDQFSFGISDRGASIRIPIATVERGWKGWLEDRRPNSAADPYKVAARIITTVKSAQVPA; this comes from the coding sequence ATGGCAAAGTCCAAGTTGGAGTACATCTGGCTCGATGGTTATAAGCCCACCCAAAGCCTGCGTTCAAAAACCAAAATTGAAGCTGATTTTTCAGGTAAGCTCGACGATTGCCCCATGTGGTCGTTCGACGGCTCATCGACCGAACAGGCTCCCGGTGGCTCATCAGACTGCCTGCTGAAGCCCGTTTTCATCTGCCCTGACCCGCAGCGTAAGAATGGCTTCCTGGTCATGTGTGAAGTACTGAACGCCGATGGTACCCCCCACGCCACCAACGGCCGCGCCACGATCGAAGACGACGACAACGATTTCTGGTTTGGTTTCGAGCAGGAGTACTTCCTTTACAACACCGAAACCAACAAGCCGCTGGGCTTCCCCGAAGAGGGCGAACCCGGTCCGCAAGGTCCATACTACTGCTCGGTAGGGGCAAAGAACGCGTTTGGCCGCAACATCATCGAAGAACACCTCGACGTGTGCCTCGAAGCCGGTCTGAACGTAGAAGGCATCAACGCCGAAGTAGCCCCCGGTCAGTGGGAATTCCAGATTTTTGCCAAAGGTGCCCGCGAAGCTGGTGACCAGATCTGGGTGGCCCGTTACCTGCTGGAGCGCATCGGTGAAGAATACGGTGTCTGGATCAACTGGCATTGCAAGCCCCTGGGTGTCGACGCCGACTGGAACGGCTCAGGTATGCACGCCAACTTCTCGAACTCAACGCTGCGTACGGCCGGTTCGAAAGAAGTGTACGATACCATCTGCGAAGCCTTCCGCCCGGTGGTGAAAGAGCACATCGAAGTTTACGGTGCCGACAACCACCTCCGCCTCACCGGCAAACACGAGACGCAGTCGATCGATCAGTTCTCGTTCGGTATCTCAGACCGGGGTGCGTCGATCCGTATCCCCATCGCTACTGTAGAACGCGGCTGGAAAGGCTGGCTCGAAGATCGCCGCCCCAACTCGGCTGCCGATCCTTATAAAGTAGCTGCCCGGATTATCACGACGGTGAAATCAGCGCAAGTACCCGCCTAA
- a CDS encoding AraC family transcriptional regulator gives MKVALEQIRPDTDSSFHLLLTPHLNEVFFWHYHPEYELVYIVGASGTRHVGDHISRYEGSDLVFIGPNLPHLNFDYGVTTDYRKVVIQLAPGFWGEGFWQAPELAAIADLFERARAGLSFSGVTKDTVGQQLEELAGLPPFGRMMALLNSLQQLAVSPEVSSLQGKPIVGTYNLAEQQRLRRVYQFVEANYSRRIGVPEVASLVSLTEAAFCRYIKRLTGLTFTQLLNQYRVNQAQKLLLANHTVTEAAEASGFESLSYFNKIFRRVTGENPLQFKKRMS, from the coding sequence ATGAAAGTCGCCCTCGAACAGATCCGCCCCGATACCGACAGCTCGTTTCACCTGTTGCTGACCCCGCACCTGAACGAGGTGTTTTTCTGGCATTATCACCCCGAATACGAACTGGTCTATATCGTTGGCGCGAGCGGGACCCGCCACGTCGGCGACCATATTTCGCGCTACGAAGGCAGCGACCTGGTGTTTATCGGGCCTAACCTGCCCCACCTGAATTTCGACTATGGCGTCACCACCGACTACCGCAAGGTGGTGATCCAACTGGCGCCGGGCTTTTGGGGCGAGGGCTTCTGGCAGGCCCCCGAACTGGCCGCCATCGCCGATCTGTTTGAGCGCGCCCGGGCGGGGTTGTCGTTTAGTGGGGTCACCAAGGACACCGTTGGGCAGCAACTGGAAGAACTGGCCGGCCTGCCGCCGTTTGGGCGGATGATGGCCCTGCTCAATAGCCTGCAACAACTGGCAGTCAGCCCGGAAGTCAGTTCGTTGCAGGGGAAACCCATTGTGGGTACGTATAACCTGGCCGAACAGCAACGGCTCCGGCGCGTGTATCAGTTTGTCGAGGCCAACTACAGCCGCCGCATCGGTGTGCCTGAGGTTGCCAGCCTCGTGAGCCTGACCGAGGCGGCTTTCTGCCGATACATCAAACGACTGACGGGCCTCACCTTCACGCAGTTGCTGAACCAGTATCGGGTTAATCAGGCGCAGAAATTACTGCTGGCGAACCATACCGTAACGGAAGCTGCCGAGGCCAGCGGGTTTGAGAGTCTGTCGTATTTCAACAAGATATTCCGGCGCGTTACGGGTGAAAACCCGCTTCAGTTCAAAAAACGAATGAGCTGA
- a CDS encoding phytanoyl-CoA dioxygenase family protein codes for MQPTEPIATMQPTMIPDNAHTDIPGNPSTAISSQLPLNDRSNGKPLRVLSEEDWAFWINNGYVVIKQAVPREQAERLAQTIWEFEEKDPNDRATWYAPPRAEMRMKELIGSGMVELYNHQHEWDNRQTQRLYDAFVDVWGTEKLWVTIDRANLNFPADPNKPFKGFIHWDYDPETRPQNVQGVLALADQTDENMGGFQCLPELYRTYDTWKLTQPADRDRFKPDTTGFDFVKVKLEAGDLLIFNSTLPHGIRPNHSTDKVRIAQYISMMPAQEDNEALRQWRIRSWRDRQAPEGYAFPGDPRNWEKTRYQTAELSDLGKKLLGLERWEG; via the coding sequence ATGCAGCCGACCGAACCCATCGCCACCATGCAGCCCACGATGATTCCCGACAATGCCCATACCGACATTCCCGGCAACCCATCGACCGCCATCAGCAGCCAGCTTCCGCTCAACGACCGATCGAATGGCAAGCCCCTACGCGTGCTGTCGGAGGAAGACTGGGCCTTTTGGATAAACAACGGGTACGTGGTCATTAAACAGGCCGTACCCCGCGAGCAAGCCGAACGACTGGCGCAGACGATCTGGGAGTTTGAAGAAAAAGACCCCAACGATCGGGCCACCTGGTATGCGCCGCCCCGCGCCGAGATGCGCATGAAAGAACTGATTGGCTCGGGTATGGTCGAGCTGTATAACCATCAGCACGAATGGGACAACCGGCAGACGCAGCGCCTGTATGATGCCTTTGTGGACGTGTGGGGTACCGAAAAGTTGTGGGTCACCATCGACCGCGCCAACCTGAATTTTCCGGCCGACCCCAACAAGCCGTTCAAGGGTTTTATCCACTGGGATTATGACCCCGAAACACGCCCGCAAAACGTGCAGGGTGTCCTGGCGCTGGCCGATCAGACCGACGAGAACATGGGCGGTTTTCAGTGCCTGCCCGAGCTTTACCGCACCTACGATACCTGGAAGCTAACCCAACCCGCCGACCGCGACCGCTTCAAACCCGACACGACGGGTTTCGACTTCGTGAAGGTGAAGCTGGAAGCCGGCGACCTGCTGATTTTCAACAGTACGCTCCCGCACGGCATTCGGCCCAACCACTCAACAGACAAGGTGCGCATCGCCCAGTACATCTCAATGATGCCCGCCCAGGAAGACAACGAAGCGCTGCGGCAGTGGCGCATCCGGTCGTGGCGCGACCGGCAGGCGCCCGAAGGCTACGCTTTTCCGGGCGACCCCCGCAATTGGGAAAAAACCCGCTACCAAACCGCCGAACTCTCCGACCTCGGCAAAAAACTGCTCGGTCTGGAACGGTGGGAAGGTTGA